One Ignavibacterium sp. DNA segment encodes these proteins:
- the purH gene encoding bifunctional phosphoribosylaminoimidazolecarboxamide formyltransferase/IMP cyclohydrolase → MKKHALISVSDKTKIIDFAAVLIKNGYEIIATGNTAKLLKENNLTVTEISSLTGFPEIFDGRVKTLHPKIFGGILFRRDNDSDIAQANVNQIFPIDIICVNLYPFVKTITKPDSTLEEIIENIDIGGPSLVRASAKNYKYVSILTNPEQYDSFLDELNKGEVSESTRKKLAVEAFSYTSNYDTHIANYLEKKFEEPPSYLRINEKINYTLRYGENPHQSASVYGCFNDYFEVFHGKEISYNNILDLVSAVELCEDLGGISCTIIKHNNPAGAATASSNLDAYNRALKCDPVSSFGGIVAFNREVDVETAEELNKIFLEIVCAPSFSSKALDLLKKKKDRRLVIKKKNILNSSKSFRSIPGGVLAQDSDTISLNESELKFVTDKKPSESELEDLKFAWKVAKHTKSNAIVYVKNNSTLGVGAGQMSRIDSAKIAVMKAKEHGLDLTGSVAASDAFFPFADGLLEIIKCGAVSVIQPGGSVRDQEVIDAANKSNISMVFTGIRHFKH, encoded by the coding sequence TTGAAAAAACATGCCTTAATCAGCGTTTCAGATAAAACTAAAATCATTGATTTTGCTGCTGTCTTAATTAAAAACGGATATGAAATTATCGCTACGGGTAATACAGCAAAGCTTCTTAAGGAAAATAATTTAACCGTAACAGAAATAAGTTCTTTAACTGGTTTTCCTGAAATATTTGACGGCAGAGTAAAAACTCTTCATCCAAAAATTTTTGGTGGGATTTTATTTAGAAGAGATAATGATTCTGATATTGCACAGGCAAATGTAAATCAAATTTTTCCAATAGATATAATCTGTGTTAATCTTTATCCGTTTGTAAAAACCATTACAAAACCTGATTCAACTTTAGAAGAGATTATAGAGAATATAGATATCGGAGGACCAAGTCTTGTGAGAGCCTCTGCAAAGAATTATAAATATGTTTCTATCTTGACTAATCCGGAGCAATATGATTCATTTCTTGATGAATTAAATAAAGGCGAAGTATCTGAAAGCACTCGCAAAAAATTAGCTGTAGAAGCTTTTTCTTATACCTCAAATTATGATACACATATTGCTAATTATCTTGAAAAAAAGTTTGAAGAACCGCCTTCATATTTAAGAATTAATGAAAAAATAAATTACACTCTGAGATACGGAGAGAATCCACATCAGTCAGCTTCGGTTTATGGCTGCTTTAACGATTACTTTGAAGTTTTTCACGGCAAAGAGATATCTTATAACAATATTTTAGATCTCGTTTCCGCAGTTGAATTGTGTGAAGATCTTGGAGGAATATCCTGTACAATAATCAAACATAACAATCCTGCAGGTGCTGCAACAGCAAGCAGTAATCTTGATGCTTATAATCGCGCATTGAAATGTGATCCGGTTTCTTCTTTTGGCGGTATCGTTGCATTTAATCGTGAAGTTGATGTTGAAACTGCAGAAGAGTTAAATAAAATATTTTTGGAAATAGTATGTGCTCCGTCATTTAGCAGCAAAGCATTAGATTTGTTGAAAAAGAAAAAAGACAGAAGACTGGTTATTAAGAAAAAAAATATTTTGAATAGTTCAAAATCTTTCAGATCTATTCCTGGTGGTGTGCTTGCTCAGGATTCGGATACTATTTCGCTTAATGAATCAGAGTTAAAATTTGTTACAGATAAAAAACCATCTGAATCAGAGTTGGAAGACTTAAAATTTGCATGGAAGGTAGCAAAACACACTAAATCTAATGCGATAGTTTATGTTAAAAATAATTCAACATTAGGAGTTGGTGCTGGTCAGATGTCAAGAATAGATTCAGCTAAGATTGCAGTGATGAAAGCAAAAGAACATGGACTTGACTTGACCGGATCGGTTGCAGCTTCTGATGCATTCTTTCCATTTGCAGATGGTCTATTGGAGATAATAAAATGTGGTGCGGTTTCAGTTATTCAGCCAGGAGGCTCTGTAAGAGATCAGGAAGTAATTGATGCAGCAAATAAAAGTAATATTTCAATGGTATTTACAGGTATAAGGCACTTTAAACATTAA
- a CDS encoding rod shape-determining protein yields MGIFDLFSNDIAIDLGTANTLIYVKGKGIVLNEPSIVAFDKNSKRIIALGNKAKEMQGREHKEIKVTRPMRDGVIADFEIAEGMIRAFIKRVRGGSAMASRRVIVAVPSGVTEVEKRAVRDSAEHAGAKEVHLMAEPMAAAIGIGIDVEAPVGNMIIDVGGGTTEIAVIALSGIVNEESIRVAGDEMNYAIMQFFKKNHNILIGERTAEAIKCEVGSAVPLKEEITIQVKGRDLVGGIPKTTEVSSVEIREALNESVVQIVDAVRQTLERTPPELSADILDRGVMITGGGALLKGLDERIRMETNLPVHISEDPLTAVVRGAGKVIDNLSQFSKVLIRNRRY; encoded by the coding sequence ATGGGTATATTCGATCTTTTTTCAAACGACATTGCAATTGATTTAGGTACTGCCAATACTCTTATCTATGTAAAAGGAAAAGGTATTGTTCTAAATGAACCTTCGATTGTAGCATTTGATAAAAATTCTAAACGCATTATTGCACTTGGCAATAAAGCTAAAGAAATGCAGGGCAGAGAACATAAAGAAATAAAAGTAACACGTCCTATGCGCGATGGAGTAATTGCAGATTTTGAAATTGCTGAAGGTATGATAAGAGCATTTATAAAACGAGTGCGCGGCGGCAGTGCAATGGCAAGCCGTAGAGTTATTGTTGCTGTTCCAAGCGGAGTAACAGAAGTTGAAAAAAGAGCGGTTAGAGACAGCGCTGAGCATGCCGGTGCTAAAGAAGTCCATTTGATGGCTGAACCTATGGCGGCTGCAATTGGAATTGGTATTGATGTTGAAGCACCTGTTGGAAATATGATAATTGATGTAGGCGGCGGAACTACCGAAATTGCAGTGATCGCATTATCTGGTATTGTTAATGAAGAATCTATACGTGTTGCAGGCGATGAAATGAATTATGCTATAATGCAATTCTTCAAAAAAAATCATAATATTTTAATCGGTGAAAGAACTGCCGAAGCTATTAAATGTGAAGTAGGCTCTGCAGTTCCACTTAAAGAAGAGATAACAATACAAGTTAAAGGCAGAGACCTGGTCGGAGGAATTCCAAAAACAACTGAAGTCAGTTCTGTTGAGATCAGAGAAGCATTAAATGAATCAGTTGTGCAAATAGTTGATGCAGTAAGACAGACTCTTGAGAGAACACCGCCGGAACTTTCTGCAGATATTTTGGATCGCGGTGTTATGATAACCGGCGGAGGTGCATTACTAAAAGGATTGGATGAAAGAATAAGAATGGAAACAAATTTGCCTGTTCATATATCTGAAGATCCGTTAACGGCTGTTGTTAGAGGTGCAGGAAAAGTAATTGATAATTTAAGTCAGTTTTCTAAGGTATTAATCCGTAACCGAAGATATTAA
- the mreC gene encoding rod shape-determining protein MreC yields MIRFFSSAWEKFKEYIVLVVLIIISLVLLSQNNSQGIQKVRAVAFGSFATVTSIFSDIFNISNLKNENEELRRTNAEIMLQLSKLRESAIVNEDLKGLLAFKDSTNYPLISASIISKSLSRSQGTVTLNVGKSSNVKTGMPVVTDKGIAGIVYSVSDNYSIARTLNNVDLSLTVKCERTRENAVMKWIGDRLVMINVPKTYGLKKGDRVVTSEISSIVPVPIPVGVVAEIGNLEMGIFNEVTIKPFVDFQKVENVFVLGLVKDKEIDDIQFNFLNKR; encoded by the coding sequence ATGATCAGATTTTTTTCTTCAGCATGGGAAAAGTTTAAAGAATACATTGTACTTGTCGTTTTAATAATAATCAGCTTAGTATTACTCTCGCAAAATAATTCACAGGGAATTCAAAAAGTCCGTGCAGTTGCGTTTGGTTCTTTCGCAACAGTTACTTCAATCTTTTCAGATATTTTTAACATTAGTAATCTTAAGAATGAAAATGAAGAATTAAGACGTACTAATGCAGAGATAATGCTGCAGCTTAGCAAACTGAGAGAATCTGCAATTGTTAATGAAGATCTTAAAGGGTTACTTGCCTTTAAAGATTCAACTAATTATCCGCTTATATCTGCTTCCATCATTTCCAAATCATTATCCAGATCACAGGGAACAGTTACTCTTAATGTTGGTAAATCCAGCAATGTAAAAACTGGTATGCCGGTTGTTACCGATAAGGGAATAGCAGGTATTGTATATTCAGTCTCTGATAATTATTCAATAGCAAGAACACTTAATAATGTTGATCTTAGTCTAACAGTAAAATGTGAAAGAACACGCGAAAATGCAGTGATGAAATGGATCGGTGATAGACTTGTGATGATAAATGTGCCCAAAACATACGGATTAAAAAAAGGTGACAGAGTTGTAACTTCTGAGATAAGTTCTATAGTTCCGGTTCCGATTCCTGTTGGTGTTGTTGCTGAAATTGGTAATCTTGAAATGGGAATATTTAATGAGGTTACAATTAAACCCTTTGTTGATTTTCAGAAAGTTGAAAATGTTTTTGTACTTGGCTTGGTAAAAGACAAAGAGATTGATGATATACAATTTAACTTTTTAAACAAGAGATGA
- the mreD gene encoding rod shape-determining protein MreD, whose translation MIKPAYILSFILFFPLLLIQTTVVPLIAIDIIIPDLIIIVLVYYAITQGQIYGTVLGFIYGFLFDIITGSLLGSTMIAKTIAGFTAGYFSSENKRDQYLISYNFALIVLLASLIDSTISAFFSSVSFTTNIFILFIQYALFPALYTSSIALLGMIFYPKRRLF comes from the coding sequence ATGATTAAACCCGCGTATATATTATCCTTTATCCTGTTTTTCCCTTTACTGCTTATTCAAACAACAGTAGTTCCTTTAATAGCTATTGATATCATTATTCCTGATTTGATCATAATAGTATTAGTTTATTATGCGATTACACAAGGGCAGATATATGGAACAGTTTTAGGGTTTATTTATGGTTTTTTATTTGATATTATCACCGGAAGTCTTTTAGGAAGTACTATGATAGCTAAAACTATTGCAGGGTTTACAGCTGGTTATTTTTCATCAGAAAATAAAAGAGATCAATATCTGATTTCCTATAATTTTGCTTTAATCGTTTTATTAGCTTCACTTATCGACTCAACAATCAGTGCTTTTTTTTCGTCAGTTAGTTTTACCACCAATATTTTTATTCTGTTTATTCAATATGCCTTATTTCCTGCATTATATACTTCGTCAATTGCACTACTTGGTATGATCTTTTATCCTAAAAGGAGATTATTTTGA
- the mrdA gene encoding penicillin-binding protein 2, with translation MKSVNFASINRRSFISGFLIIVFAVISFRLFQMQILDRQSYEEKSADNSIKAIEQIPFRGVFYDRNLKVMVDNIPAYTLRITPADYDTTLNQMIDKILGVNSGYVSLILKKNKVYSKFIPIRIKRGVSFEVVSWYEENKEYLPGVDYIVEMQRGYPFGIMASHSFGYTKEISPQQLKSEKDYYAPGDYVGHNGIEKQYEKDLRGTKGFNYVLVNSNRKEIGKYKDGTADKNSIKGKDLVLSFDADVQKVAEEQMLGKRGAVVAIEPGTGEILAILSAPDYDLNQFSYVTSKEFLQELYNDPDKPSFNRATMSLKPPGSTFKMLAAIAALDLGIITPQTTFYCGGGFTFGRFFKCHGSHGSVNVIHAIEKSCNSFFYQLIYKIGLDKWKEYALKFGFSQKTGIDIGEEAAGFIPGEDYYIKLYGEKWPRSIMASLGIGQGEVSVTPLQLAKYVALIANDGKSFQPHIVKGYLDDQTKKIIPYKFPEINTGVKKEVFDIVKEGMFLVVNGSGTATHIRMSDIHISGKTGTAQNPHGKDHALFVGFAPSENPKIAVAVVVENVGFGGTHAAPIAKALIETYLKKKSNDIKSDGLKKNQTIAGVNIEN, from the coding sequence TTGAAATCCGTAAACTTTGCATCAATTAACAGACGAAGTTTTATAAGTGGTTTTTTAATCATCGTCTTTGCAGTTATTTCTTTCAGATTATTTCAAATGCAGATATTAGACCGGCAGTCGTATGAAGAAAAGTCAGCAGATAATAGCATAAAAGCCATCGAACAAATACCTTTCCGTGGTGTTTTTTATGACAGAAATTTGAAAGTAATGGTTGATAATATTCCAGCTTATACTCTGCGTATAACACCTGCAGATTATGACACAACACTTAATCAGATGATTGATAAAATACTCGGAGTCAATTCCGGTTATGTTTCATTAATTTTAAAAAAGAATAAAGTTTATTCTAAATTTATTCCCATAAGAATTAAAAGAGGTGTTAGCTTTGAGGTAGTTTCGTGGTACGAAGAAAACAAAGAGTATTTACCCGGAGTGGATTATATTGTTGAGATGCAGAGGGGTTATCCATTTGGAATCATGGCTTCACATTCATTTGGTTATACAAAAGAAATTTCACCACAGCAATTAAAAAGTGAAAAAGATTATTATGCTCCTGGTGATTATGTCGGACATAACGGAATTGAAAAACAATATGAAAAAGATCTAAGAGGTACTAAGGGATTTAATTATGTGCTGGTAAATTCTAACAGAAAAGAAATAGGCAAGTACAAGGATGGAACAGCAGATAAAAATTCAATCAAGGGTAAAGACCTGGTTCTTTCATTTGATGCTGATGTTCAAAAAGTAGCTGAAGAACAGATGCTTGGCAAAAGAGGGGCTGTTGTTGCTATTGAACCGGGTACTGGTGAAATCTTAGCTATTTTAAGCGCACCTGATTATGATTTAAACCAATTCTCTTATGTTACTTCTAAAGAATTTCTTCAGGAACTTTATAATGATCCTGATAAGCCATCTTTTAACAGAGCTACAATGTCTCTTAAACCGCCCGGCTCTACTTTTAAGATGCTTGCTGCTATAGCTGCGTTGGATTTAGGTATTATCACTCCGCAAACAACTTTTTACTGCGGCGGTGGTTTTACATTTGGCAGATTCTTCAAATGTCACGGTTCACACGGTTCTGTGAATGTTATCCATGCGATTGAAAAATCTTGTAATTCTTTTTTTTACCAGCTCATTTATAAGATTGGATTGGATAAATGGAAAGAGTATGCATTAAAATTTGGGTTCTCTCAGAAAACTGGAATTGATATAGGTGAAGAAGCTGCGGGTTTTATACCAGGCGAAGATTATTATATAAAATTGTATGGAGAAAAGTGGCCTCGTAGTATAATGGCAAGCCTTGGAATAGGGCAGGGAGAAGTTAGTGTTACTCCTTTACAATTGGCAAAGTATGTTGCACTTATTGCAAATGATGGTAAATCATTTCAGCCTCACATTGTTAAAGGTTATTTGGATGATCAGACAAAAAAAATTATACCTTACAAATTTCCGGAAATAAATACAGGAGTAAAAAAAGAAGTTTTTGATATTGTAAAAGAAGGTATGTTCTTAGTTGTTAATGGTTCTGGTACGGCAACACATATAAGGATGTCTGATATTCATATATCAGGTAAAACTGGCACTGCACAAAATCCACATGGTAAAGATCATGCTTTATTTGTAGGATTTGCACCTTCAGAAAATCCTAAGATTGCAGTTGCAGTTGTGGTAGAAAACGTTGGTTTTGGCGGCACACATGCTGCTCCGATTGCTAAAGCTCTGATTGAGACTTATTTAAAAAAGAAATCAAATGATATTAAATCTGATGGTTTAAAGAAGAATCAAACTATTGCCGGAGTTAATATTGAGAATTGA
- the rodA gene encoding rod shape-determining protein RodA yields the protein MRIDYKLSDKFDFGLFIPVIILFLVGLTAIYSSTFNHPTMSGNFNRQLIFGIAAFIIFFITYSVPSNTFRMIAIPTYLLSLLLLLIVLVVGRKTSGARSWLDIGPLGFQPSELAKLGTILVLSLFLSRKNTDIESFKDIVLALCIGFIPVMMILLEPDMGTAIVFVGLILLLIFWKGISVFGLFIVLSPGFVAISALFGFYYFLGALVLTLIVLLLFRKDIFFSGSIFALNLASGFFADYLYHALSPHQQKRIQSFIDPNMDPLGAGYNTIQAKVAIGSGGLFGKGFLQGNQTQLQYIPEQWTDFIYCVIGEEFGFIGSMIVLILFFYLFLKILKIASTTKDEFLSLTIIGILSVYFIHFLINVGMVVGILPVIGIPLPFVSYGGSSLLVNMFMLGMIANIFRSRKNFT from the coding sequence TTGAGAATTGATTATAAGCTAAGTGATAAATTTGATTTCGGATTATTTATTCCTGTAATCATCTTGTTTCTTGTTGGATTAACTGCTATTTACAGTTCAACATTTAATCATCCGACAATGAGTGGAAATTTTAACAGGCAATTGATTTTTGGCATCGCTGCATTTATTATTTTCTTTATCACTTATTCTGTTCCTTCAAATACTTTTAGAATGATTGCAATCCCAACCTATCTTTTATCACTTTTACTTTTATTGATTGTTTTAGTTGTGGGTAGAAAAACATCTGGTGCCAGAAGCTGGCTGGATATCGGACCATTAGGCTTTCAACCTTCGGAATTAGCTAAATTAGGTACCATACTTGTTTTATCTTTGTTCTTGAGCAGAAAAAATACTGACATAGAATCCTTTAAAGATATCGTTCTTGCTCTTTGTATTGGCTTTATACCGGTTATGATGATATTACTTGAACCTGATATGGGAACAGCAATTGTTTTTGTAGGGCTTATACTTCTGCTTATTTTCTGGAAAGGCATATCTGTCTTTGGTTTATTTATTGTGTTATCGCCGGGCTTTGTTGCTATATCAGCATTATTTGGATTTTATTATTTCCTTGGTGCTTTGGTTTTAACATTAATCGTTCTATTACTTTTCCGTAAAGATATATTTTTTAGCGGATCAATATTTGCGTTAAATCTTGCTTCAGGATTTTTTGCTGATTACTTATATCATGCTTTAAGTCCTCATCAGCAGAAGCGAATACAATCATTTATTGATCCTAATATGGATCCGCTCGGTGCAGGATACAACACTATACAAGCTAAAGTTGCTATCGGAAGCGGTGGATTATTTGGCAAAGGATTTCTACAGGGTAATCAGACTCAGCTCCAATACATTCCTGAGCAGTGGACTGACTTTATTTATTGTGTAATTGGTGAAGAGTTTGGTTTTATTGGTTCTATGATAGTTCTTATTTTGTTTTTTTACTTATTTCTTAAAATTCTGAAAATTGCATCTACAACAAAAGATGAGTTTTTAAGTTTAACAATTATTGGAATACTATCAGTTTATTTCATCCATTTTTTAATCAATGTTGGAATGGTTGTCGGAATATTACCAGTTATTGGAATCCCGCTGCCTTTTGTTAGTTATGGAGGCAGTTCTCTTTTAGTAAATATGTTTATGCTCGGTATGATCGCTAATATATTCAGAAGCAGAAAAAACTTTACATAA
- the pyrF gene encoding orotidine-5'-phosphate decarboxylase has product MKALEKILNNNKSGKFICVGLDSDIKKLPKILQSDKDAVYKFNSEIIEATKDYAAAYKINFAFYEQNGSKGLSELEKTVELIPGKILSIADAKRGDIGNTSEMYARSVYEHFKFDAVTLNPYMGKDSLQPFLNYYDKLNFVLVLTSNPGANDFEKLILNNGRFVYQEILNRINQWNENHNCGIVFGATKIEELKSNIKDFGELTVLLPGVGAQGGSMQDVKNVFNDNKRENYIVNVSRSIIYKSPDSDFAEAARNEIISLHQIKS; this is encoded by the coding sequence ATGAAAGCTCTCGAAAAGATTTTAAATAATAATAAATCAGGTAAGTTTATTTGTGTAGGATTGGATAGCGACATAAAAAAGTTGCCTAAAATTCTGCAGAGTGATAAAGATGCTGTATATAAGTTTAATTCAGAAATTATTGAAGCTACAAAAGATTATGCAGCAGCGTATAAAATAAATTTTGCATTCTATGAACAAAACGGTTCAAAAGGTTTAAGTGAACTGGAAAAAACGGTAGAACTTATTCCCGGTAAAATTCTCTCAATTGCAGATGCAAAACGTGGCGATATTGGTAATACTTCTGAAATGTATGCCCGCTCAGTTTATGAGCATTTTAAATTTGATGCTGTAACGCTAAACCCGTATATGGGTAAAGATTCGCTGCAGCCCTTTTTAAATTATTATGATAAATTAAATTTTGTGTTAGTGCTTACCTCAAATCCAGGTGCAAATGATTTTGAAAAACTTATTTTGAACAATGGCAGATTTGTCTATCAGGAGATTCTTAATAGAATAAACCAATGGAATGAAAATCATAATTGCGGAATAGTATTTGGAGCCACAAAAATTGAGGAGCTAAAATCCAATATAAAAGATTTTGGAGAATTAACTGTATTGCTGCCGGGTGTTGGTGCACAGGGAGGCAGTATGCAGGATGTTAAAAATGTTTTTAATGATAATAAGAGAGAGAATTATATAGTTAACGTAAGCAGAAGTATTATTTATAAAAGCCCGGATTCAGATTTTGCTGAGGCAGCAAGAAATGAAATTATTTCATTACATCAAATAAAAAGTTGA
- a CDS encoding DUF2851 family protein encodes MKTKSKFPEDIIYKIWEDKRFNLPLSTAEGLPIDILDSGVRNNEAAGPDYQHARIKIGNITFTGDVEIDTAHSDWKSHGHNINERYNKVILHVVLSDDSSYPFVITQNGRKVPTLSIEKHLSSSIKKNISKDLVEINQSSQIKMPCSELNDKLPRKDKLQLVKNLGLVRFKNKCENDIERLKEIILLKQLKIKEPKVYHDFHKEVTSRAFSQSEFEQKQIWEKLLYEQIFEALGYSKNKDSMLKLSRYAEIENIYKIENLNSEKIESILFHISGLFPEVTEIADERTSEYVRSCIDIWNNAKMNFDSGIMNKNEWNFFKLRPQNFPTLRIAAGARILKKLVTADLFNNLTTVFEQFSDTNKIINKLRNTIIIKSDGYWANYYTFNKPSKSKLNYFIGVGRADEIVVNIVLPLFSVYFEMMNQAEISKKVLNVFLNYYQKESNHLVDQVNENLGFKNEKFRSVYYQGMIELFRNYCIKDRCLQCEIGKKVFTNYSE; translated from the coding sequence TTGAAAACAAAAAGCAAATTTCCAGAAGACATTATCTATAAAATTTGGGAAGATAAACGTTTTAATCTGCCGCTTTCTACAGCTGAAGGACTTCCGATAGATATTCTGGATTCAGGTGTTAGAAATAATGAAGCTGCAGGTCCGGATTATCAACATGCAAGAATAAAAATCGGCAATATAACTTTTACGGGTGATGTTGAAATAGATACTGCCCATTCGGATTGGAAGTCACACGGGCATAATATTAATGAAAGGTATAATAAAGTAATACTACATGTAGTTTTATCTGACGATTCTTCCTATCCTTTTGTTATTACTCAGAATGGAAGAAAGGTTCCGACACTTTCGATAGAAAAACACCTTAGCTCTTCAATAAAGAAAAATATCAGTAAAGATCTGGTTGAAATAAATCAGAGTTCCCAAATAAAAATGCCCTGTTCAGAGTTAAACGATAAACTTCCGCGAAAAGATAAACTACAATTAGTTAAAAATCTGGGATTAGTTCGGTTTAAAAATAAATGTGAAAATGATATTGAGAGACTGAAAGAAATAATTTTACTTAAGCAGCTTAAGATTAAAGAACCAAAGGTTTATCATGACTTCCATAAAGAAGTAACAAGCAGGGCTTTCAGTCAATCAGAATTTGAGCAGAAGCAGATATGGGAAAAATTACTATATGAACAAATATTTGAAGCTCTCGGGTATTCAAAGAATAAAGACAGTATGCTTAAGCTTAGCAGATATGCAGAGATAGAAAATATTTATAAAATTGAAAATCTTAATTCGGAAAAAATTGAAAGTATCTTATTTCATATAAGCGGTTTGTTCCCTGAAGTTACTGAAATAGCTGATGAAAGAACTTCAGAATATGTACGAAGCTGCATTGATATATGGAATAATGCTAAGATGAATTTTGATTCAGGGATAATGAATAAAAATGAATGGAACTTTTTTAAACTAAGACCACAGAATTTTCCTACATTAAGAATTGCTGCCGGTGCCAGAATACTAAAAAAGCTTGTTACTGCTGATCTATTTAACAATCTGACTACGGTATTTGAACAGTTCTCAGATACAAATAAAATTATTAATAAACTTCGCAATACAATAATTATAAAAAGCGATGGATATTGGGCTAACTATTATACTTTTAATAAACCATCAAAAAGTAAATTAAACTATTTTATCGGTGTTGGTCGTGCAGATGAAATTGTTGTAAACATAGTTCTGCCATTATTCTCTGTTTATTTTGAGATGATGAATCAAGCAGAAATATCCAAAAAGGTTCTCAATGTATTTTTAAATTATTATCAAAAGGAAAGCAATCATTTAGTTGATCAGGTTAATGAGAATCTCGGTTTTAAGAATGAAAAATTCCGTAGTGTTTATTATCAGGGAATGATTGAATTATTCAGGAATTATTGCATAAAGGACAGATGTCTGCAGTGTGAAATAGGCAAAAAGGTTTTTACTAATTACTCTGAGTAA
- a CDS encoding DUF151 domain-containing protein — protein MEKVQCEILGLSSSASTGGAYAILLKEVNGVRRLPIIIGGFEAQAIALEMERIKPPRPLTHDLLKILIDNLGANVVEIIITELRDNTFFARIILEASGLTNEIDARPSDAIALAVRSDAPIFVSENVMAAAAFLPSDESEIPGFESTELEQDKKPLSKDAKIAALQDKLREALESEEFERAAKLRDEIKRLTQSN, from the coding sequence TTGGAAAAAGTTCAGTGTGAAATACTTGGTCTATCATCAAGCGCTTCTACCGGCGGCGCCTATGCAATCCTTCTTAAAGAAGTTAATGGTGTAAGAAGACTGCCGATAATTATTGGCGGATTTGAAGCACAAGCTATAGCTCTTGAAATGGAAAGAATAAAACCACCAAGACCATTAACACATGATCTATTAAAAATTCTGATTGATAATCTTGGTGCAAATGTAGTTGAGATAATTATAACTGAATTAAGAGATAATACTTTTTTTGCAAGAATTATTTTAGAAGCATCGGGGTTAACTAATGAAATTGACGCACGACCAAGCGACGCTATTGCTTTAGCAGTACGTTCTGATGCACCGATCTTTGTTAGTGAAAATGTAATGGCAGCCGCCGCATTTTTACCTTCTGATGAATCTGAAATACCTGGTTTTGAAAGTACCGAGTTGGAACAGGATAAAAAGCCATTATCTAAAGATGCTAAAATTGCTGCATTACAAGATAAGCTAAGAGAAGCTTTGGAAAGCGAAGAGTTTGAACGGGCTGCAAAATTAAGAGATGAAATTAAAAGGCTTACTCAGAGTAATTAG